One region of Limnospira fusiformis SAG 85.79 genomic DNA includes:
- a CDS encoding EAL domain-containing protein, with protein sequence MITMYFHHWQPKLNGFCRRIFKHLNQYRPIKAHLPSLKKLISIILASLLSTGLISGIRTLGILQPLELESFDRIMRLNSDNIPDPRLLIVEITEADIQTYQKWPFSDEILALALAKLQEYQPRVIGFDIYRDVPQPPGHLQIVEQFQADNIIAIKQIGTVDPPPSISTNQVGFNDLVSDLDNTIRRNLMYVRYDGEELYSFGVKVSQKYLESLKNHPIILDAQPGLLQIDETIFPAIRSNSGGYQLPASEVGGRQILMDYHTKEIAKTITITELLQGEIDGNLVKDKVVLIGTTATSSRDLHPTPFSAAKTTHHLMPGVMIHGYMISQILKVILEGESLFWFLPMWGEVLWLWLWSFLGGILVVKFHRPLSLGLLISISTIALWTICFIVFCQKGWIPLIPPALGLLFTGAIVLAYKVIYGLSYDILTDLPTRILLNQKIQRLSNQSKYTQIALLFLDLDRFRLINEGFGHAIGDQLLISTTQRMKKCLYSQTILARVGGDEFAVMMPNIQNIDQAIAMANKLQKALAAPFYLNGQQVYTTISIGIAYSNQNQDLVAHDLLRDAHTAMYRAKALGNSRYQVYISTMKSHALQQLQLEADLREAIKNQEFQLYYQPIINLKTNQIAGFEALVRWISPQRGFVSPGEFIPVSEESGLIIPLGEWILLEGCRQLAIWNQKYCQNDPFMLSINLSTRQFSQVNLIECVDQILTQTGVDRSCIKLEITESAIMDDVDEAIALLERLKALGIKLSMDDFGTGYSSLSYLHRFPIDTLKVDQSFVRRMDDSQQNTEIVKTIIMLGHNLNMDIVAEGIEIEGNVQTLKNLNCEYGQGYFFSKPLPVTALEDLLNKTLYQS encoded by the coding sequence ATGATTACCATGTATTTCCACCATTGGCAGCCTAAACTCAATGGCTTTTGTCGTCGTATCTTCAAACACTTAAATCAGTATAGACCGATAAAAGCGCATTTACCATCACTAAAAAAGCTAATTAGTATCATTCTAGCCAGTCTATTAAGCACAGGATTAATATCGGGAATTAGGACTTTGGGAATTTTACAACCCCTAGAATTAGAATCCTTTGATAGAATCATGCGCTTAAATAGTGATAATATTCCTGACCCTCGCCTATTAATTGTAGAGATTACAGAAGCAGATATTCAAACCTACCAAAAATGGCCGTTTTCCGATGAAATTTTAGCCCTAGCCTTAGCCAAACTGCAAGAATACCAACCTAGAGTCATTGGTTTTGATATTTATAGAGATGTTCCACAACCTCCGGGACATTTACAAATTGTCGAACAATTCCAAGCAGATAATATTATTGCCATTAAACAAATAGGAACAGTTGATCCACCGCCATCTATATCAACTAATCAAGTGGGCTTTAACGATTTGGTTTCCGATTTAGATAATACTATTCGCCGCAACTTAATGTATGTTCGCTATGATGGGGAAGAACTTTATTCTTTTGGCGTAAAAGTTAGCCAAAAATACTTAGAATCTCTCAAAAATCACCCAATTATCCTTGATGCACAACCCGGCTTACTGCAAATAGACGAAACTATTTTTCCGGCTATCAGATCTAATTCTGGTGGCTATCAACTACCCGCATCGGAAGTTGGGGGTAGACAAATATTGATGGATTATCACACCAAAGAAATAGCTAAAACTATCACCATTACCGAGCTATTACAGGGAGAAATTGACGGGAATTTGGTCAAGGATAAAGTGGTGTTAATAGGCACAACAGCCACCAGTTCAAGAGACCTGCATCCCACCCCTTTTAGTGCGGCTAAAACTACTCATCATTTAATGCCAGGAGTAATGATTCATGGTTACATGATTAGCCAAATTCTGAAAGTGATTTTAGAAGGAGAATCTTTATTTTGGTTCTTGCCCATGTGGGGGGAGGTTTTATGGTTGTGGCTTTGGTCATTTTTGGGGGGGATTTTGGTAGTCAAATTTCATCGCCCCTTGTCTTTGGGATTACTAATTAGTATCAGCACGATCGCTCTATGGACTATCTGTTTTATAGTATTTTGTCAAAAGGGATGGATTCCCCTAATTCCCCCAGCTTTAGGCTTATTATTTACTGGTGCAATTGTCTTGGCTTATAAAGTTATTTATGGTTTATCCTATGATATTCTTACCGATTTACCTACCCGGATCCTACTCAATCAAAAAATTCAGCGCCTTAGTAATCAGTCTAAATATACCCAAATCGCCCTGTTGTTTTTAGATTTAGACCGCTTTCGTCTCATCAATGAAGGTTTTGGTCATGCCATCGGTGATCAACTGCTAATTTCCACTACCCAACGCATGAAAAAGTGTTTATATTCTCAGACAATTTTGGCGCGAGTTGGCGGGGATGAATTTGCGGTAATGATGCCGAATATCCAGAATATTGACCAGGCAATCGCCATGGCAAATAAACTGCAAAAAGCTCTCGCCGCGCCCTTTTATCTCAACGGTCAACAGGTATATACCACCATCAGTATTGGCATTGCATATAGTAACCAAAATCAAGATTTAGTTGCCCATGATTTATTGAGAGATGCCCATACAGCCATGTATCGCGCCAAGGCTTTGGGAAACAGTCGTTATCAGGTGTATATCTCCACCATGAAATCTCATGCTTTGCAGCAGTTACAACTAGAAGCCGACCTGAGAGAAGCCATTAAAAATCAAGAATTTCAACTGTATTATCAGCCGATTATCAATTTAAAAACTAATCAGATCGCTGGTTTTGAAGCCTTAGTGCGTTGGATATCTCCCCAGCGGGGGTTTGTGTCTCCTGGGGAATTTATCCCAGTTTCTGAAGAGAGTGGTTTAATTATTCCCTTGGGGGAGTGGATTTTATTAGAAGGCTGTCGTCAGTTGGCAATCTGGAATCAAAAATATTGCCAAAATGACCCTTTTATGTTAAGCATAAATCTGTCAACCCGTCAATTTTCCCAAGTTAACTTGATTGAATGTGTCGATCAGATTTTGACTCAGACTGGGGTTGACCGCAGTTGTATTAAATTAGAAATTACCGAGAGTGCAATTATGGATGATGTCGATGAGGCGATCGCACTATTAGAAAGATTAAAAGCCCTAGGTATTAAACTGAGTATGGATGATTTCGGCACTGGTTATTCATCCCTCAGTTATTTGCATCGCTTTCCCATAGATACTCTCAAAGTTGATCAATCCTTTGTGCGTCGGATGGATGACAGCCAGCAAAATACAGAGATTGTCAAAACTATTATTATGTTAGGGCATAACTTAAATATGGATATCGTCGCGGAAGGTATAGAAATCGAAGGTAATGTCCAGACTTTGAAAAACCTAAATTGCGAATACGGACAAGGGTATTTTTTCTCCAAACCTTTGCCGGTCACAGCCTTGGAAGACCTGTTAAATAAGACCCTGTATCAATCATGA
- a CDS encoding PEP-CTERM sorting domain-containing protein (PEP-CTERM proteins occur, often in large numbers, in the proteomes of bacteria that also encode an exosortase, a predicted intramembrane cysteine proteinase. The presence of a PEP-CTERM domain at a protein's C-terminus predicts cleavage within the sorting domain, followed by covalent anchoring to some some component of the (usually Gram-negative) cell surface. Many PEP-CTERM proteins exhibit an unusual sequence composition that includes large numbers of potential glycosylation sites. Expression of one such protein has been shown restore the ability of a bacterium to form floc, a type of biofilm.) has product MRLPSAANQNAANNRFRWWMNFNGEGDLTANNLMGYQVSIPEPNSAIGFLVLGILGFGLFRKRHS; this is encoded by the coding sequence TTGCGTTTACCTTCTGCGGCTAACCAAAATGCTGCTAATAACCGCTTCCGCTGGTGGATGAATTTCAATGGAGAAGGTGATTTAACTGCCAATAACCTGATGGGTTACCAGGTGAGTATACCGGAACCTAATAGCGCGATCGGCTTCTTAGTTTTGGGGATCTTGGGTTTTGGTCTGTTCCGCAAGCGTCATTCTTAA
- a CDS encoding XRE family transcriptional regulator, with product MKDYTTLSSELAKLSPERQERIKARADQIYLEELTFKYLQEKLGLSEDELEQYFTESDLGKAKLESRECLDLHTLHEVVSALGGTLEITIKIPQKEPFVLIGE from the coding sequence ATGAAAGACTATACAACCTTATCATCAGAGTTAGCCAAACTTTCTCCAGAACGACAGGAACGGATTAAAGCTAGAGCGGATCAAATTTATCTTGAAGAATTGACTTTCAAGTATCTGCAAGAGAAGTTAGGATTGTCTGAAGACGAGTTGGAGCAATATTTTACTGAATCGGATCTCGGAAAAGCAAAACTGGAAAGTCGGGAATGTCTGGACTTACATACACTTCACGAGGTGGTCAGTGCATTAGGGGGAACTCTGGAAATTACGATCAAAATTCCCCAGAAAGAGCCTTTTGTTCTGATCGGCGAATAG
- a CDS encoding sulfotransferase domain-containing protein produces the protein MNTRISLIGALNPAISEQTYTALPTGVSWLQCLLKQQAIDQTDISLNLAHHLAFSQYIRYLPQWFEQFPREQILVLPSEDLFQNSPATMQQIYNFLGLEHHPLPEYRNLNPRKYNAISRQLHQQLTKYFRPYNQQLEDYLRQKFNW, from the coding sequence ATGAATACAAGAATCTCCCTAATCGGTGCGTTAAATCCCGCCATTTCCGAACAAACTTATACTGCCTTACCAACAGGAGTTAGCTGGCTGCAATGTTTACTGAAACAACAGGCAATTGATCAAACTGACATCAGTTTAAACTTAGCTCATCACTTAGCCTTTAGTCAGTATATCCGCTATCTCCCCCAGTGGTTTGAGCAGTTTCCCAGAGAACAGATTCTCGTCCTTCCCAGCGAAGACTTATTTCAAAATTCCCCCGCCACTATGCAACAGATTTACAACTTTTTAGGTCTGGAACATCACCCCTTACCGGAATATCGCAATCTTAATCCTCGAAAATACAACGCCATTAGCCGACAGTTACATCAACAGCTTACAAAATATTTTCGACCGTATAACCAACAGCTTGAAGATTATCTCAGACAAAAATTTAACTGGTAG
- a CDS encoding EAL domain-containing protein, with protein MPSKSNFGHVDEAIALLERLKALGIKLSMDDFGTGYSSLSYLHRFPIDTLKVDQSFVRRMDDSQQNTEIVKTIIMLGHNLNMDIVAEGIETEGNVQTLKNLNCEYGQGYFFSKPLPVTALEDLLNRTLYQS; from the coding sequence TTGCCCAGTAAGTCCAATTTCGGTCATGTCGATGAGGCGATCGCACTATTAGAAAGATTAAAAGCCCTAGGTATTAAACTGAGTATGGATGATTTCGGCACTGGTTATTCATCCCTCAGTTATTTGCATCGCTTTCCCATAGATACTCTCAAAGTTGATCAATCCTTTGTGCGTCGGATGGATGACAGCCAGCAAAATACAGAGATTGTCAAAACTATTATTATGTTAGGGCATAACTTAAATATGGATATCGTCGCGGAAGGTATAGAAACCGAAGGTAATGTCCAGACTTTGAAAAACCTAAATTGCGAATACGGACAAGGGTATTTTTTCTCCAAACCTTTGCCGGTCACAGCCTTGGAAGACCTGTTAAATAGGACGCTGTATCAATCATGA
- a CDS encoding Uma2 family endonuclease, with translation MVQTPQTSETDTLLLAYPKTLKLHVTQEQFAALAASNRELQLERTATGELIVNPPTGWETGERNFSIIGQLYCWYENYQQGKAFDCNTGFILPNGANRSPDACWVSQDRWDALSQEQKKTFPEICPDFVVELRSDSDTLKSLPEKMQEYLENGAKLGWLIDPQRRIVEVYRADSDVEMLSNPTELSGENLLPGFVLDLRRVWGKS, from the coding sequence ATGGTACAGACCCCTCAAACATCGGAAACCGATACCCTATTGCTGGCATACCCCAAAACCCTGAAACTTCACGTCACCCAAGAACAATTTGCCGCCCTAGCCGCCAGTAATCGAGAATTACAACTGGAGAGAACCGCCACAGGAGAGTTAATTGTGAATCCACCAACGGGTTGGGAAACCGGAGAACGTAATTTTAGTATCATTGGGCAATTGTATTGTTGGTACGAAAATTATCAACAAGGGAAAGCATTCGACTGTAACACGGGGTTTATTTTACCCAATGGGGCAAATCGTTCTCCCGATGCCTGTTGGGTGAGTCAAGACCGTTGGGATGCACTAAGCCAGGAACAAAAGAAAACTTTTCCAGAGATTTGTCCGGATTTTGTCGTAGAGTTACGTTCTGATTCGGATACTCTAAAATCGCTGCCAGAAAAAATGCAAGAGTATCTAGAAAATGGCGCAAAATTGGGGTGGTTAATCGACCCGCAACGTCGAATAGTAGAAGTTTATCGAGCCGATTCGGACGTAGAAATGCTATCCAATCCAACTGAGTTATCCGGAGAGAACCTGTTACCTGGTTTTGTATTAGATTTGCGTCGAGTTTGGGGTAAGTCGTAG
- a CDS encoding CHAT domain-containing protein — MKYPRRLTFTLLIFLGLLISLLLADTIWKPGLTEIVPTKQTPIISQASQGLQEEQRGRDRYRQGDFQEAIAIWESVAQTYGNEGYFIAQARVLSNLSLAYQHLGKWQLATEAIARSIALLENAGLSGLSVFAQAMNTQGQLYLATGNPEAAFSAWETAEELYHRDRQEMGVFKARINQATALQQLGLYRRASLLLADINNNLQQQETSPEKAIVLIRLGNLLSTLSRFNEAQSILQEGLTIATNLNLNSEQVTALIGLGNVAKNRKDYTTALDYYQQALNRSPSPQQQAVIELAKLSLFAENQQWQAFSQLLPRTKYNLNQLPSNQTTIYYRLNLGKHWSAFHQAQNPQSSWQDILELYTQATQEAIDLGDQRAQAFGLGYIASVYEQTQQWQIAPNITQNALILSQQIKAPDISYLWLWQLGRIQQAQGKPEKAIYSYLEAVNLIGSLSQDIASVGREFQFSFQNSIEPVYRELVSLLLETTPPGNSISQNNLSQAINVIESLKVAELDKFFRADCVDIVTRKIDEIDPSAAVIYPIILKDNLHVIVSKPNQPLVHHQINVSQTEVEATIKQLSEALVIRSRRDFYEPGQKLYNWVIRPIAEEINPEQIKTLVFVPDGSFRNIPMATLYDGEKYLIETYSIAITPGLQLLSDKSIKQLDLKVLAGGLTEERYGFSPLIYVADEIATIQSETASKVLLNQDFTNQLIRQKLELTNYPIVHFATHDQFSSQLDETFILAWDGS, encoded by the coding sequence ATGAAATATCCTAGGCGTTTGACTTTTACCCTGCTGATTTTCTTGGGTTTATTGATTAGCCTGCTGTTAGCAGATACGATCTGGAAACCGGGTTTAACCGAAATTGTACCCACTAAACAGACTCCCATAATTAGCCAAGCCTCCCAGGGGTTACAGGAGGAACAACGGGGACGCGATCGCTATCGACAGGGGGATTTTCAGGAGGCGATCGCTATTTGGGAGTCCGTCGCGCAAACCTACGGAAACGAAGGATATTTCATAGCCCAAGCGCGGGTTCTTAGTAACCTATCTCTGGCTTATCAACACCTGGGAAAATGGCAACTAGCCACCGAAGCGATCGCGCGCAGTATCGCGTTATTAGAGAATGCCGGACTCTCTGGCTTATCTGTTTTCGCCCAAGCCATGAATACCCAAGGTCAATTATATCTGGCGACAGGAAACCCAGAAGCCGCCTTTAGTGCTTGGGAAACCGCCGAAGAGTTATATCATCGCGATCGGCAGGAAATGGGAGTGTTTAAAGCCAGAATTAATCAAGCCACAGCCCTACAGCAACTGGGATTATATCGCCGCGCTTCTTTACTGTTAGCCGATATTAACAACAATCTCCAGCAGCAAGAAACCTCCCCCGAAAAAGCGATCGTCCTCATTCGACTCGGCAACCTACTTAGTACCCTCAGCCGTTTTAATGAAGCCCAATCAATCCTACAAGAGGGTTTAACTATAGCCACCAATTTAAACCTAAACTCCGAACAAGTTACCGCCCTCATTGGTTTGGGAAATGTCGCCAAAAACCGTAAAGATTATACCACAGCTTTAGACTATTATCAACAAGCCCTAAATAGATCTCCTTCTCCTCAACAGCAGGCGGTTATAGAACTCGCTAAATTAAGTTTATTTGCTGAAAATCAACAATGGCAAGCCTTTAGTCAACTATTACCCCGCACCAAATATAACCTAAATCAGTTACCATCAAACCAGACAACTATCTATTATCGTCTGAACCTAGGAAAGCATTGGTCAGCCTTTCACCAAGCACAAAATCCCCAATCATCTTGGCAGGATATTCTGGAACTGTATACCCAAGCCACTCAAGAGGCGATCGACCTAGGAGACCAACGCGCACAAGCCTTTGGGTTAGGTTATATAGCCAGTGTTTATGAACAAACCCAACAATGGCAAATTGCCCCAAATATCACCCAAAATGCCTTAATCTTGAGTCAACAAATTAAAGCCCCAGATATTTCCTACTTATGGTTATGGCAATTAGGTCGCATTCAACAGGCACAAGGAAAACCAGAAAAAGCCATATATTCCTACTTGGAAGCCGTCAACCTCATTGGCTCCCTAAGTCAAGATATCGCATCCGTCGGTCGAGAGTTTCAGTTTTCTTTTCAAAATAGTATTGAACCCGTATATCGAGAATTAGTATCCTTACTATTAGAAACCACACCGCCGGGTAATTCTATCAGTCAGAATAACTTATCCCAAGCTATTAATGTAATCGAGTCTTTAAAAGTTGCCGAATTAGATAAGTTTTTTAGGGCTGATTGTGTAGATATTGTCACTAGAAAAATAGATGAAATAGACCCCAGCGCCGCCGTTATCTATCCCATCATCTTAAAAGATAATCTTCATGTGATTGTCAGTAAACCCAATCAACCCCTAGTTCATCATCAAATTAATGTCAGCCAAACCGAAGTAGAAGCCACCATTAAACAACTCTCTGAAGCATTAGTTATTCGCAGCCGCCGCGATTTTTATGAACCAGGACAAAAACTCTATAATTGGGTAATTCGACCCATCGCTGAGGAAATTAATCCCGAACAAATTAAAACCCTTGTTTTTGTCCCTGATGGTTCCTTCCGTAATATCCCCATGGCAACCCTTTATGATGGCGAAAAATATCTCATAGAGACCTATAGTATTGCCATTACTCCCGGCTTACAACTACTATCCGATAAATCCATCAAACAGCTAGATTTAAAAGTTCTAGCCGGGGGATTAACCGAAGAAAGATATGGCTTTAGTCCTCTGATTTATGTAGCCGACGAAATCGCCACTATTCAATCAGAAACAGCCAGCAAAGTCCTACTTAATCAAGATTTCACCAATCAATTAATCCGCCAAAAGCTAGAATTAACTAACTACCCAATCGTTCATTTTGCTACCCACGATCAATTTAGTTCTCAGCTAGATGAGACATTTATTTTGGCTTGGGATGGCAGTTAA
- a CDS encoding CHAT domain-containing protein has product MAVKAGSRSTVGTLWSVNDQASSELMSQFYRFLNQKQLNKSEALREAQLKLLNTSLFRHPFYWSPYILVGNWL; this is encoded by the coding sequence ATGGCAGTTAAAGCCGGATCCCGCAGTACAGTTGGCACTCTCTGGTCAGTGAATGACCAAGCCAGCAGTGAGTTAATGAGTCAATTCTACAGATTTTTAAACCAAAAGCAATTAAACAAGTCCGAAGCACTCAGGGAAGCGCAATTAAAACTCTTAAACACTTCCTTGTTCCGCCATCCCTTTTATTGGAGTCCCTATATTTTAGTCGGTAATTGGTTATAA
- a CDS encoding DNA cytosine methyltransferase has translation MTTSTAKTTFIDLFSGAGGMSCGLEMAGFECLLGVDFDKSAIQTFQNNHPQAETICGDLREISTEQIRELIGDRHINLICGGPPCQGFSTIGSNNNLDKRNFLFLEFLRFVEQLKPDYIIIENVTGLLSRKNENTLTSILTCLQNIGYTVDVRVLSAHHYGVPEKRRRTIFLGNRFGVPNLYPSPQFQDNEPDLDFLPAAKTVGFAWENWLEYQGKTYNHDLSTAQIPNHLERQRIQHIPEGKGVRYQPDQQAYLPPELWYDIDWEKLRESRFRETKLKRLARDSYSPTINTSRTTYYHPTENRYLTPREAAAIQSFPPNFIFYGTVTQQWRQIGNAVPPLLAKALGKAMSKLDLKLDNSQNSGDSLNTESGIEQIRANAFNYKTSA, from the coding sequence ATGACCACCTCAACCGCTAAAACAACCTTTATCGACCTATTTTCCGGAGCCGGAGGGATGTCCTGTGGCTTGGAAATGGCAGGTTTTGAATGTTTGTTAGGTGTCGATTTCGATAAATCTGCGATCCAAACCTTTCAAAATAATCACCCTCAAGCGGAAACAATTTGTGGCGACCTGCGGGAGATTTCTACCGAGCAAATTAGGGAATTAATTGGCGATCGCCATATTAACTTAATTTGTGGAGGTCCCCCCTGTCAAGGTTTTTCCACCATTGGGAGTAACAATAATCTGGATAAACGCAATTTTTTATTTTTAGAATTTCTACGGTTTGTTGAACAACTTAAACCCGACTATATCATCATTGAAAACGTCACGGGTTTATTATCCCGAAAAAACGAAAACACCCTCACATCAATTTTAACTTGTCTACAGAATATCGGATATACTGTTGATGTCCGGGTCCTATCTGCTCATCATTACGGAGTCCCCGAAAAACGCAGGCGCACCATTTTTTTAGGTAATCGTTTCGGCGTACCCAATTTATATCCATCCCCACAATTTCAAGATAATGAACCGGATTTAGACTTTCTTCCTGCTGCTAAAACCGTAGGATTTGCTTGGGAAAATTGGTTAGAATACCAGGGAAAAACGTACAACCACGACCTCAGCACCGCCCAAATTCCCAATCATTTAGAACGTCAAAGAATCCAGCATATTCCCGAAGGTAAAGGCGTTCGTTATCAACCAGACCAACAAGCTTATTTGCCCCCCGAATTATGGTATGATATAGATTGGGAAAAGCTGCGAGAATCCCGATTTAGGGAAACCAAACTTAAACGCCTAGCGCGAGATAGTTATTCTCCCACCATCAACACCAGTCGCACCACTTACTATCACCCCACAGAAAACCGTTATCTGACCCCCAGGGAAGCCGCAGCCATTCAGTCTTTCCCCCCCAATTTCATCTTTTACGGAACCGTTACCCAACAGTGGCGACAAATTGGCAATGCTGTTCCCCCTTTATTAGCCAAAGCATTAGGGAAAGCCATGTCAAAATTAGATTTAAAATTAGATAACTCCCAAAACTCAGGAGATAGTCTGAATACAGAATCAGGTATTGAGCAAATTAGAGCTAATGCCTTTAATTATAAAACCAGTGCCTGA
- a CDS encoding PIN/TRAM domain-containing protein, which produces MLDATIIILFIIAGAGTGFYGIELLPSSVLEQVTNIEGLRSVTAAFTGLIGMVIGLVVQTTYHRVEEQIRQMPLEVLLTRSIGMVIGLLIANLMLAPLFLLPIPKEVGFIKPLGAVLCSVLFGYTGVNLADTHGRAFLQLINPNSLETTLLAEGTLKSAHTKVLDTSCIIDGRIEPLLETGFLEGKILVPQFILQELQLVADAANDQKRARGRRGLDILNRIREEYPERIQIHSADYEDIATVDAKLVRFAQEINGFLLTNDYNLSKVATVQQVPVLNINDLTQAVRPSYLPGDILELKIRKEGKEPSQGIGYLEDGTMVVVESGSEYLGDQLRVVVTSSLQTSAGRMIFARPEHSVMA; this is translated from the coding sequence ATGCTAGATGCCACCATTATCATTTTATTTATCATAGCAGGAGCCGGAACCGGCTTTTACGGGATAGAACTGCTTCCCAGCAGTGTCCTAGAACAGGTAACTAATATTGAGGGATTACGGTCTGTCACCGCCGCTTTTACTGGCCTAATTGGTATGGTAATCGGTTTAGTCGTACAAACCACTTATCACCGGGTCGAGGAACAAATCCGCCAAATGCCTCTTGAGGTATTACTCACCCGTTCTATTGGTATGGTAATCGGTTTACTGATTGCTAACCTCATGCTCGCTCCCCTCTTTTTGTTACCCATTCCTAAAGAGGTTGGCTTTATCAAACCCCTGGGGGCTGTGTTATGTAGTGTTCTATTTGGCTACACTGGGGTTAACCTGGCTGATACCCATGGACGGGCTTTTCTACAGCTAATCAACCCCAATAGTTTGGAAACTACACTACTGGCTGAGGGAACTCTCAAATCTGCTCATACCAAAGTTCTCGATACCAGTTGCATCATTGATGGTCGCATTGAACCTCTACTAGAAACTGGATTTCTGGAAGGTAAAATTCTCGTGCCTCAGTTTATTCTGCAAGAATTGCAATTGGTAGCTGATGCTGCTAATGATCAAAAACGGGCGCGGGGACGACGGGGACTTGATATCCTTAACCGTATCCGGGAAGAATACCCAGAACGAATTCAAATTCACTCGGCGGACTATGAGGATATTGCCACTGTAGACGCGAAATTAGTGCGGTTTGCTCAAGAAATTAATGGGTTTCTGCTGACTAATGATTACAATTTGTCTAAAGTGGCAACCGTCCAACAGGTTCCAGTGCTGAATATTAATGATCTCACCCAGGCGGTGCGTCCGTCCTATTTACCTGGGGATATTCTGGAATTGAAAATCCGCAAGGAGGGTAAAGAACCTTCCCAAGGAATTGGGTATCTTGAGGATGGCACGATGGTTGTGGTAGAATCGGGTAGCGAATACCTCGGCGACCAACTGCGGGTAGTTGTCACCAGTTCTCTGCAAACTTCGGCCGGCCGCATGATTTTCGCCCGTCCAGAACATTCTGTGATGGCTTAG
- a CDS encoding transposase has translation MQSDLPAWVKETPGYIRQNAIFDAYLAFSASPGARFRSCRDSSQAIKFNDANFSSGSWYPRLTKG, from the coding sequence ATGCAGAGCGACTTGCCTGCATGGGTCAAAGAAACACCCGGCTATATTCGGCAGAATGCTATCTTTGATGCCTATCTCGCCTTTTCAGCCAGTCCTGGCGCAAGGTTTAGGAGCTGTCGGGATAGTTCTCAAGCGATTAAGTTTAACGATGCTAATTTCTCTTCAGGGAGTTGGTATCCAAGACTCACGAAAGGATGA